The genomic window GCAGCACCTCCCTATCGCAAGCCACCGAAGCAGGACAGACAGCTGCACCATTTCTGCCTCTGCCGAAAGTGATTGCCGAAACCACGACCCCTATTGCCGCTGGCCCAGGCAGCAGGGTAGCTGGCGATCTCCTGCGGGGAGAGCGAGCTCAAGAGCTGCCAGAGCGATGGGAACTCCTGCCAGGCAGCCCGAGTGCCCTATTGGTACTCCCCATTCCCGTAGCAGGTCTCGATCCACTGCTCAACGGTCGCAACCTTCAGATGCGGCTGCATAGCTCCGGCCCCATCTCACTAGCAACCGTGGCTGCATACGGCAATCCCAAAACAGCCCCTCCACTCTCTCGCTGGATTGAGCTGCTTGAAAGCGGCGAACTCAGCCCCAAGGAACATCACCCCACGCCTCGAGGTAGCAGCGGCAAGATCGTGTATTCGCGCGTCAGCGGAATCCAATTGGGCAGCACATGGAAGACAACCCTGACTGATCCTGATAGCACCGTGCTAAGCGCAATCAACACTCCCATCTCCTGGCCTATCAGCAGCCTCGAGAGGGGCAGCCTCGGCACAGATCAGGTCCAAACTGCTGAATTACAAGCGCACTACGACAACACGGCATGGGCTGCCCATGGCAACTACGGAGTTGAATATGACCTCACCCTGCCGCTACACAACGGATCAAAGCAGGAAAAATCCTTCTTGCTGACCCTTGAGTCCCCCTTAAAGAAGGACAACAACAACACAAGCCTGGACTTTCGCGTTTCAGCCAGCGGACCTGTGATGTATCGAGGGCTAATCGAGGTCAGTGGACTCGATAGCGAGTCCAGTCGACCCATGGGCCGTCGCCGCTTCCACCTAGTCCTGCGGCAGGGGGAGATGGGGCCAGACCTTGGTCGCATCAGCTTGACGCCAGGAGAAACTAGAGATGTCCGAATTCGACTGATCTACCCCGCTGATGCCACCCCACCGCAAGTGCTCACACTCATGCCTGTGAAACAATCCAAAACAACTCCAGACATCAACCCGTGAGTTCAACCCGCAAGCGCAGGGTCTTTCCCTTTACCTCCGTGATTGGCCAGGAAGAGATGAAACTGGCTCTGCTGCTCAACGTGATCGACCCGCGAATCGGCGGAGTCATGATCATGGGAGATCGAGGCACGGGCAAGTCCACCGCGATCCGAGCCCTAGCAGATCTCCTTCCAGGGATTGATGTCGTCGCTGGCGACCCTTACAACAGCTCACCCACTGATCCGGATCTACAGAGCAGTGACGTGCGCCAACGCATTGAACATGGTGAAAGCCTTGCCACTGAGGAGCGGCAGGTGCCAATGGTGGATTTGCCTCTCGGTGCCACTGAAGATCGTCTTTGCGGCACCATCGACATCGAGAAGGCCCTCAGCGAAGGAGTTCGTGCATTCGAGCCAGGCCTGCTGGCCAAGGCCAACCGCGGCTTGCTCTACGTCGATGAAGTCAATCTGCTTGACGACCATCTTGTCGATGTGCTGCTGGATTCAGCGGCATCAGGATGGAACACGGTGGAACGTGAAGGGGTATCAGTGCGACACCCTGCCCGATTCGTACTGATCGGCTCCGGCAACCCCGAGGAGGGCGAGCTACGCCCCCAACTCCTTGATCGCTTTGGCATGAGTGTTGAGGTGCGCACTGTCCGCGATCCAGATCTACGGGTGCAGGTGGTTGATCAGCGCACCGCCTTTGATAGCGATCCCGATACCTTTGCTACATCGGTGCAAGCCAACCAAGACGCCTTACAACAACGCGTTATTGAGGCCCAGCAACGTCTTGAACAGGTGAGCCTCGACAACGATTTGCGCCTACGAATCTCGGCTGTCTGTGGCGAACTAGATGTAGATGGACTACGTGGCGATATCGTCACAAACCGTGCCGCCAGGGCTCTAGCAGCCTTTGCAGGACGAACAGAGGTTTCGGAAGAAGATGTGGCACGCGTGATCTCTTGCTCTCTACGCCATCGATTGCGAAAAGACCCCCTCGAGCAGATTGATTCAGGGGATCGGGTCGTCAAAATTTTCTGCAAAGTATTCGAACGCAGCGAGAACAGCGATCAGGCTGACTTCGAGCTAACAACTCAAGCAGGCTGAACGCTTGCGCATCCTTGGCATCGACCCTGGCATTGCCAGGGTGGGCTACGGGGTCATCGACACCAGCAACGGACAACAGCAGATGCTCGATTGCGGCATCATCCGCACCAATCCCGGCATTGACGATGGTGAACGGATGGTGGAAATCGCCAGCGATCTACGCCAGCTCATCCGTCGTTGGAAGCCCCAACTGGCCGCTGTGGAGAAATTCTTCTTCTACCGCTCCAGCACGACAATCAGCGTGGTCCAGGCACGTGGAGTCATCATCATGACCCTGGCACGCTTTCGAGTGCCAGTGATGGAATTCCCACCGATGCAGATCAAGCTTGCTCTGGCGGGCTCAGGCCATGCTGAAAAAGATGAAGTGCTCGATGCGGTGATGCGCGAATTGAATCTTGATCAGCCGCCCCGACCCGATGATGCCGCCGACGCCCTGGCCATAGCACTCACGGGTTGGTTCCAGCGCTAAAACCACTGATGGACTCCTCCTGCTCACCAAAACACGGCTGGTTTGACAGCGTGGCTGAGTCCTACGCCCAACAGCGCCCCTATTACCCGGAATCCCTGTTTACCTGGATCAGCAGTAAAGCCGCCAGCCACCAACGTTGCTGGGACGTTGCCTGTGGTAGCGGCCAGGCCTCTCTAGGGCTTGCAAGGCACTTTGATCGCGTCGATGCAAGCGATCTCAGCCCAGCTCAGGTTGCTGCCGCACCAGCTCACTCAAACATTCATTACCAAGTAGCAGCAGCTGAAGATTCCGGGTTTCCCAACGCATGCATGGACGCAATTGTGGTGGCCGCCGCCATTCACTGGCTAGATGTACCCCGATTCAACGAAGAAGCATTAAAGGTGGCACGCCCAGGTGGACTGATGGTCTGGGTGGGCTATGACCCGCCGCAAGGGGCTCCCCCTGCACTGCAGTTGTGGCTAGACCAGCTTTACAGCGAAAGGCTATCGAGCTGGTGGCCTCCCCAGCGTCACCATGTCGACAACCACTATCAGAACCTGCCATTCCCCACCATCAGCAAAACGTTGCCCCAAGAGCTCTGCATCTCCCTCAAATGGAGCTGTGAACAGCTGATCGGTTACATAGGCACCTGGTCGGCTTTGAGGAAAGCAACGCAGGAGGGACATGACTTGCTGCCACAACTCAGCATGGAACTGCAGAGACTCTGGCCAGCAGATCAAAAAACAATCCCCCTGATCTTTCCACTCATGGGCCGCTGGGGTTATCTAGCGCGATGAATCAAGCCATCGCCAAAGCCAAGCTTCGCCGTCAATTCAAGGCCCTGCGCGCTCAACAATTACCTAAAGTTCAAGACACAATCATTCAGCAGGTTGTCAACACTATTCAGGGTTACTTAAAAGCTGGGAGGCTACGAGGGCACATTGGTGTTTATTGGCCGCTTAGCGGAGAAGTAGATCTCCGCGAACTGAAACTCAACTTGAAGTTACCCTTGGCACTCCCAGTCAGTGGAGAAGACGGAAGTCTCAGTTACCACCCTTGGACTCTTACTCCACTGCGAAAAGATGCCTGCATGATCCCCGCCCCGCTAGATGAAGCCATCCTTGACGCTGATGAAATAGGCCTCTTGCTGATACCTGCTCTGGCGATGGATCAACGAGGGATCAGACTCGGCTATGGAGGCGGTTTCTTCGACCGCTTCAGAAGCAATTTGGCTTGGCGCAAAGTGCGAACGCTTGCAGTCTTGCCACAAGCCTGCATATCAACAGAGTTACTGCCTCGTGACAGTTGGGATGTACCCCTTGATGGCTGGATTAGTGAAAGCGGAGTTGCCAGAGTAAAATAAAAATTTAGATTCAGCTCCCAACTTACGAATAAAAAATGCATCAAGAAAGCCGTGCCACTAAAAAGAGACAAGCTTTATATTTAACACTTCCTTAACTCTTAGTCATCATTGAATTAGCCTGCTTTAAGGCTTAAATGATCGAGCACAATGACAGCACCAGCACTTTATTCGTACGCAAAAGTTCAGTCCATAGAGATAGATGGCAAAGAAGACGTGATCACCCTTAGACCAGTGTTTAAATCTAACTCGTTCAATTCATTGGACGAGGGTGATCATTATGCATTCCAGACAACTATCGGCGACAAAACCTTCACCTTTGAGACTGTTGTCAATAATCAAGGGCCAAGCACAACCCTGGGACTAGAGAATGATGACGCCGCTGCAATCGTTGAGATGCTCGACTAAAATGAAGACAATAAGATTAGCGATTAGGAATTCGAGAAAGGCATGGAGAATGCCGTGGTGTCATATGAGGAAGATATCAGGCTTCATGGAAATCATTCCTTAGACTCAGAAGTGAAATTAATGCTAGAAGCAGAGGATGTTGTTTTTCAATACGATCCTATAGAAGGCAATCCTGGCAAACTGTTATTTGGGCAATCAATTGTTTCCGTTGGTGCGGACACTCAAGGCAATATCCTTTCGTTTATTTGCCCTCAAAGATCATTTAATCCGTCTTTACTAGGCTACACTCTCAACCTTACAGGAGAAGTCGAAATCGGCCAAGTTGGAGGAGGTATCGACACTGTTACAGGAGAGGAAAACATCTATGGTGATGAAGTGAAATGTCTATTTTGGGGAAACATCACCACACCAAATGGTAGTTCATATGGATTCACTAAAGACGAAGCTGCATTCATCCCCATCAGGGATAATGACAATAGTAGGGCCTGCTAACTCTTTCGAGTATCGAAAGATCTGCCCATGGTAGCGGGAAGATATAAAGCGTTTTCAGCTATTATTTTGTCAGCGGACTGCAAGGCTCTGCGAATCAAGATAGCTTTTGAAAGACCCCATGCTTCAATGAATTAATCTACTTTATCCAGGCCTTGCTGGTGAAGGCACTGCACTTCAGTAGTATATCGACTCACAAGATCCGACTCCTATTTCAGGTCCTGCATATGAAGAGATGGCTCATTCGTTGCACATGGGTCATTGATCAATGGAAGGCCAAATGAATTAAATCCGAATAAAGTCTACCCTTAATAATTGGCATCAAAAAGTTTTCAACACGCCATTGCTGCCATTTTCAGCCGCCAAATATTCGCCTCTGGTAAATATTTCGTACGGCAATCATCTCAACCGTCTCAAAGGCTGCCACACAAGTACTAGTCAATCCTGCAAGAATCTCTCAAAATGATTTCAGAGTTTTCAGAGCTCGTTCAATGCGGACCCTGATCCAGCCTTTGTTTCTATTGATCGCAACAGCATCTCTTGGTCTCGGGCAAGGTCAGCCAGCGAAAGCCCATGCCATTGAAAGCACTCTCAACTACCTCGATGGAAGCCTGGAGCTTCAAAGCTATTTCTCAACGGGAACACCTGTTGAGGGAGCAGTGGTACGCGTCTTAGAGGCCAACGGAGCACCAGGCCGAGAACTGGGTCGAATGGATCAACAGGGAAAACTGTGCTTGAGCCTGCCAAACATGCAAGAAGGAACACTCGACCTGCAGGTGGATGCTGGCCCAGGTCACCGTGACTATCTGATGCTGCCAATCCGCTCAGGCAAGGTGAAGCTCGATGAGGTGGTCAGCCAACCCAAAACTCCACAAACACCATGGTTCCTCGCCAGCACTGGCTCGCCTCTCTTGCTTGGTCTTGCAGGTGTTTTGTTTAGCGTGAGTGAGCAGCGCCTCAAATTCTGATCCTTCGCCATGGCTGAGCCCACCGCCGCACCTTCAAGCTTTGGCAGTGAAGCCCTTGACAGCATGGTCGAACGACTTAACGGCACCTCTGATCCCCGCCGCCGCTACGAATATGTTCTATGGCTGGCCAAAAAGCTGCCACCAATGTCCCCGGAATTACAAACCGACGCCATCAAGGTGAAGGGATGCGTTTCCCAGGTCCATGTGCTTGGTGAACTCGTGGAAGGACGGCTTCACTGGCAGGGAGACTCCGACGCGATGATTACACGAGGCTTGCTGGCAATGCTGATTCAAGGCCTCAACAATCTCACACCTGAGCAAGTCATGGCCGTGGATCCAAGCTTCATTGAAGCCACAGGCCTTCAAGGCAGCCTTACCCCATCAAGAGCTAACGGATTCCTCAATATCCTCCTCAATATGAAGGCCCAGGCCCAGCAACTTGCCAGGGTT from Prochlorococcus marinus str. MIT 9313 includes these protein-coding regions:
- a CDS encoding DUF3370 domain-containing protein yields the protein MKIPALLSVALFNLSGAVLDTPALIAAPTVKQRQQQVRPLPGGLDKVLMVNDNNPELITGEGILLSTFPTKNTQSSSAKADKSNLAVPLDGRFDLFSHHVYAGLPDHLESTLWLAVLAQPRGDEPVQLTLLRGSTSLSQATEAGQTAAPFLPLPKVIAETTTPIAAGPGSRVAGDLLRGERAQELPERWELLPGSPSALLVLPIPVAGLDPLLNGRNLQMRLHSSGPISLATVAAYGNPKTAPPLSRWIELLESGELSPKEHHPTPRGSSGKIVYSRVSGIQLGSTWKTTLTDPDSTVLSAINTPISWPISSLERGSLGTDQVQTAELQAHYDNTAWAAHGNYGVEYDLTLPLHNGSKQEKSFLLTLESPLKKDNNNTSLDFRVSASGPVMYRGLIEVSGLDSESSRPMGRRRFHLVLRQGEMGPDLGRISLTPGETRDVRIRLIYPADATPPQVLTLMPVKQSKTTPDINP
- the bchI gene encoding magnesium chelatase ATPase subunit I, with translation MSSTRKRRVFPFTSVIGQEEMKLALLLNVIDPRIGGVMIMGDRGTGKSTAIRALADLLPGIDVVAGDPYNSSPTDPDLQSSDVRQRIEHGESLATEERQVPMVDLPLGATEDRLCGTIDIEKALSEGVRAFEPGLLAKANRGLLYVDEVNLLDDHLVDVLLDSAASGWNTVEREGVSVRHPARFVLIGSGNPEEGELRPQLLDRFGMSVEVRTVRDPDLRVQVVDQRTAFDSDPDTFATSVQANQDALQQRVIEAQQRLEQVSLDNDLRLRISAVCGELDVDGLRGDIVTNRAARALAAFAGRTEVSEEDVARVISCSLRHRLRKDPLEQIDSGDRVVKIFCKVFERSENSDQADFELTTQAG
- the ruvC gene encoding crossover junction endodeoxyribonuclease RuvC → MRILGIDPGIARVGYGVIDTSNGQQQMLDCGIIRTNPGIDDGERMVEIASDLRQLIRRWKPQLAAVEKFFFYRSSTTISVVQARGVIIMTLARFRVPVMEFPPMQIKLALAGSGHAEKDEVLDAVMRELNLDQPPRPDDAADALAIALTGWFQR
- a CDS encoding methyltransferase domain-containing protein, with the protein product MDSSCSPKHGWFDSVAESYAQQRPYYPESLFTWISSKAASHQRCWDVACGSGQASLGLARHFDRVDASDLSPAQVAAAPAHSNIHYQVAAAEDSGFPNACMDAIVVAAAIHWLDVPRFNEEALKVARPGGLMVWVGYDPPQGAPPALQLWLDQLYSERLSSWWPPQRHHVDNHYQNLPFPTISKTLPQELCISLKWSCEQLIGYIGTWSALRKATQEGHDLLPQLSMELQRLWPADQKTIPLIFPLMGRWGYLAR
- a CDS encoding 5-formyltetrahydrofolate cyclo-ligase is translated as MNQAIAKAKLRRQFKALRAQQLPKVQDTIIQQVVNTIQGYLKAGRLRGHIGVYWPLSGEVDLRELKLNLKLPLALPVSGEDGSLSYHPWTLTPLRKDACMIPAPLDEAILDADEIGLLLIPALAMDQRGIRLGYGGGFFDRFRSNLAWRKVRTLAVLPQACISTELLPRDSWDVPLDGWISESGVARVK
- a CDS encoding SufE family protein; this translates as MAEPTAAPSSFGSEALDSMVERLNGTSDPRRRYEYVLWLAKKLPPMSPELQTDAIKVKGCVSQVHVLGELVEGRLHWQGDSDAMITRGLLAMLIQGLNNLTPEQVMAVDPSFIEATGLQGSLTPSRANGFLNILLNMKAQAQQLARVSSSTTS